From one Micromonospora siamensis genomic stretch:
- a CDS encoding methionine synthase, whose protein sequence is MTDHSWPWPTGAATGIGSLPGTDIAEAQRIVLGELPALPHLPELPARGPGADMIGRTGGLLVELPVELYAARWRIAPRPGRDLRRARDLMERDLDQLAEQAEEYAGPVKIQAAGPFTMAAAVELPIGGRLLRDPGAVRDLAGSLADGLRAHVEAVTRRLPRASVLLQLDEPALPTVLAGRVPTESGLGTYRPVEAEVVRALVGSVITAAGVPTVVHCCAPDVPLELLRSAGAVGVALDLGLVRDLDPLGEALDAGLGLFAGAVPTLTPLPGRPPTSAEVADRVRRVWDRLGFPRRRLPEQVVVTPACGLAGVTPAYARAALAACRDAGRRLTEE, encoded by the coding sequence GTGACCGATCACTCCTGGCCCTGGCCCACCGGCGCGGCGACCGGCATCGGTTCGCTGCCCGGCACCGACATCGCCGAGGCGCAGCGGATCGTCCTCGGTGAGCTGCCCGCCCTGCCGCACCTGCCCGAGCTGCCGGCCCGAGGACCCGGGGCCGACATGATCGGCCGGACCGGCGGCCTGCTGGTGGAGCTGCCGGTCGAGCTGTACGCGGCCCGCTGGCGGATCGCCCCTCGCCCCGGCCGTGACCTGCGGCGCGCCCGCGACCTGATGGAACGCGACCTGGACCAGCTCGCCGAGCAGGCCGAGGAGTACGCCGGTCCGGTGAAGATCCAGGCCGCGGGACCGTTCACCATGGCCGCGGCGGTCGAGTTGCCGATCGGCGGCCGGTTGCTGCGCGACCCGGGTGCGGTGCGGGACCTCGCCGGCTCGCTCGCCGACGGGCTGCGCGCCCACGTCGAGGCGGTCACCCGCCGGCTGCCCCGCGCGTCGGTGCTGCTCCAGCTGGACGAGCCGGCGCTGCCGACGGTGCTCGCCGGCCGGGTGCCCACCGAGAGCGGCCTCGGCACCTACCGGCCGGTCGAGGCGGAGGTGGTCCGCGCCCTGGTCGGCTCCGTGATCACCGCGGCCGGGGTGCCGACCGTGGTGCACTGCTGCGCGCCGGACGTGCCGCTGGAGCTGCTCCGCTCCGCCGGGGCGGTGGGCGTCGCGCTCGACCTCGGCCTGGTCCGGGACCTCGATCCGCTCGGCGAGGCGCTGGACGCCGGGCTCGGGCTGTTCGCCGGGGCCGTGCCCACGCTCACCCCGCTGCCGGGCCGCCCGCCCACCTCGGCCGAGGTCGCCGACCGGGTACGCCGGGTCTGGGACCGCCTCGGGTTCCCCCGCCGACGCCTGCCCGAGCAGGTGGTCGTCACCCCCGCGTGCGGCCTGGCCGGGGTCACCCCGGCGTACGCCCGGGCGGCGCTGGCCGCCTGCCGGGACGCCGGACGGCGGCTCACCGAGGAGTGA
- a CDS encoding VOC family protein — MVGRLRSVVIDTPDPRGLAAFYGQLLGLPLIEDNSDGDDWVVLGGPPGHLPRLAFQKALDLRPPAWPDPERPQQFHIDVTVDDIEVAEKQALELGARRLPGDGEGFRVYADPSGHPFCLCWD; from the coding sequence ATGGTGGGAAGACTGCGTTCAGTGGTGATCGACACTCCGGATCCGCGCGGCCTGGCGGCCTTCTACGGCCAACTGCTCGGGCTGCCGTTGATCGAGGACAACTCGGACGGTGACGACTGGGTGGTCCTGGGCGGCCCGCCCGGGCACCTGCCGCGGCTCGCCTTCCAGAAGGCGCTCGACCTGCGTCCGCCGGCCTGGCCGGACCCGGAGCGGCCGCAGCAATTCCACATCGACGTCACCGTCGATGACATCGAGGTCGCCGAGAAGCAGGCGCTGGAGCTGGGCGCGCGGCGGCTGCCCGGCGACGGGGAGGGCTTCCGGGTCTACGCCGACCCGTCGGGGCACCCGTTCTGCCTCTGCTGGGACTGA
- a CDS encoding ADP-ribosylglycohydrolase family protein has protein sequence MIDSSPRRAAGSLFGLAYGDALGKPTEFLTVAEIVRRYGPSGPRELVGQPALVTDDTQMALAVAWALHDAPGYTAEAVEPLLRRRFLDWAVSPDNNRAPGMTCLRACAELDRGLPWQEATVAGSKGCGANMRVTPVGLLDVDLDTLAGLAQLQAGLTHGHPTGLAASELTAYAVRLLRDGAALADLPAALTDRAREQRRVYRGEWLGDLWQRPGGSTPQEFIARGWDECLDALARLDDALAGPDDGGDPCRHTGDGWIAEEALATALLCALRHPDDPVGALARGATTAGDSDSIAALAGAFVGAAHGMSAWPAEWATRIEYADQLATLAAAWD, from the coding sequence GTGATCGACTCCTCGCCGCGCCGGGCCGCCGGCTCGCTCTTCGGGCTCGCCTACGGAGACGCGCTGGGCAAGCCCACCGAGTTCCTGACCGTCGCCGAGATCGTCCGCCGGTACGGCCCCAGCGGCCCCCGAGAGCTGGTCGGGCAGCCCGCCCTGGTCACCGACGACACCCAGATGGCGCTGGCGGTGGCGTGGGCGCTGCACGACGCCCCCGGCTACACCGCCGAGGCCGTGGAGCCGCTGCTGCGGCGGCGCTTCCTGGACTGGGCGGTCAGCCCGGACAACAACCGCGCGCCGGGCATGACCTGCCTGCGGGCCTGCGCCGAGCTGGATCGCGGCCTGCCCTGGCAGGAGGCGACGGTGGCCGGCTCCAAGGGCTGCGGGGCCAACATGCGGGTCACCCCGGTCGGTCTGCTCGACGTCGACCTGGACACCCTGGCCGGGCTGGCCCAGCTCCAGGCCGGGCTGACCCACGGCCACCCGACCGGGCTGGCGGCCAGCGAGCTGACCGCGTACGCGGTGCGGCTGCTGCGCGACGGCGCCGCGCTGGCCGACCTGCCCGCCGCCCTCACCGACCGGGCGCGGGAGCAGCGCCGCGTCTACCGGGGTGAGTGGCTCGGCGACCTGTGGCAACGACCCGGCGGGTCGACGCCGCAGGAGTTCATCGCCCGTGGCTGGGACGAGTGCCTGGACGCGTTGGCCCGGCTCGACGACGCACTGGCCGGTCCGGACGACGGCGGCGATCCCTGTCGGCACACCGGGGACGGGTGGATCGCCGAGGAGGCGCTGGCCACCGCGCTGCTCTGCGCCCTGCGCCACCCGGACGACCCGGTGGGCGCGCTGGCCCGGGGCGCCACCACGGCCGGCGACTCGGACTCGATCGCCGCGCTGGCCGGCGCCTTCGTCGGCGCCGCACACGGCATGTCGGCCTGGCCGGCAGAATGGGCCACCCGGATCGAGTACGCCGACCAGCTCGCCACCCTGGCCGCCGCCTGGGACTGA
- a CDS encoding type II toxin-antitoxin system PemK/MazF family toxin translates to MAVRATQRQAGVRMPEWLPWALAIVVAVAAGWAWNSWRHRAGRSGTGPAATRRPGRPSRGPGRQGAPPRPRDAEPAERTGETPRPGEIWWADVPYEDGTGSKVRPCLVLRADRRGADVLKITSQDKSDRDDHVRIPTRSWDASADHDSFLDVSEPIRVTAAAFADRAGTCDPTLWRQVRKLPHLAA, encoded by the coding sequence GTGGCGGTCCGCGCCACCCAACGACAGGCGGGGGTACGCATGCCCGAGTGGCTGCCCTGGGCGCTGGCGATCGTCGTGGCGGTCGCCGCCGGGTGGGCGTGGAACAGCTGGCGGCACCGGGCCGGGCGCAGCGGCACCGGCCCCGCGGCCACCCGCCGGCCGGGCCGGCCGTCGCGTGGACCGGGTCGCCAGGGCGCACCGCCGCGCCCCCGGGACGCCGAGCCGGCGGAACGCACCGGGGAGACCCCGCGGCCGGGCGAGATCTGGTGGGCCGACGTGCCGTACGAGGACGGCACCGGCTCCAAGGTGCGGCCGTGTCTGGTGCTGCGGGCCGACCGGCGGGGCGCCGACGTCCTGAAGATCACCAGCCAGGACAAGAGCGACCGCGACGACCACGTGCGGATCCCCACCCGGAGCTGGGACGCCAGCGCCGACCACGACAGCTTCCTGGACGTGAGCGAGCCGATCCGGGTCACCGCCGCCGCCTTCGCCGACCGGGCCGGCACCTGCGACCCGACGCTCTGGCGGCAGGTCCGCAAACTGCCCCACCTGGCCGCCTGA
- the ligA gene encoding NAD-dependent DNA ligase LigA: MSEEAIPQQVSPAQEAAAGAEPTPQARERHATLSQELTEHQYRYYVLDAPTVADAEFDKLLRELEALEEEFPALRTPDSPTQRVGGTFSTDFTPVTHAERMLSLDNAFADEELAAWAERVERDAGGPVPYLCELKVDGLAINLTYDKGRLVRAATRGDGRTGEDVTANVRSISDVPARLTPSDDFPDVPEFLEVRGEIYFPVAAFADLNAGLVEQGRAPFANPRNAAAGSLRQKDPRITASRPLRLVVHGIGARRGFQPKAQSESYAALKAWGLPTSDRVRVVPDLAGVADYIAYYGEHRHDVEHEIDGVVVKVDPVAIQGRLGSTSRAPRWAIAFKYPPEEVTTKLLDIDVNVGRTGRVTPFAVLEPVRVAGSTVALATLHNAREVERKGVLIGDTVVLRKAGDVIPEVLGPVVDLRPADARPFVMPTTCPSCGTPLAPAKEGDVDIRCPNGRTCPGQIRERVSTLASRKVLDIEVLGEKSAAALLDAQIITNEGDLFQLDADQLAASPFFVNKDGSLGSNAAKLLESLAEARGRDLWRVLVALSIRHVGPTAAQALARHFRSVDAIEAAGEDELSSVDGVGPTIAASIKEWFAVDWHREVVEKWRRAGVRMAEEAVDEGPRPLEGVTVVVTGTLAGFSRDQAAEAIQSRGGKVSGSVSKKTGFVVVGDNPGSKAEKAATLKVPVLDEDGFRVLLDAGPDAAREVATVEG; this comes from the coding sequence GTGTCCGAAGAAGCCATCCCCCAGCAGGTCAGCCCCGCGCAGGAGGCGGCGGCGGGCGCCGAGCCGACCCCACAGGCGCGGGAGCGGCACGCGACGCTCAGCCAGGAGCTGACCGAGCACCAGTACCGCTACTACGTCCTCGACGCGCCGACCGTCGCCGACGCCGAGTTCGACAAGCTGCTGCGCGAGCTGGAGGCGCTGGAGGAGGAGTTCCCGGCGCTGCGCACCCCGGACTCACCGACGCAGCGGGTCGGCGGCACCTTCTCCACCGACTTCACCCCGGTCACCCACGCCGAGCGGATGCTCTCGCTGGACAACGCCTTCGCCGACGAGGAGCTGGCCGCCTGGGCCGAGCGGGTCGAGCGGGACGCCGGCGGCCCGGTGCCCTACCTGTGCGAGCTCAAGGTCGACGGGCTGGCGATCAACCTCACCTACGACAAGGGCCGGCTGGTCCGGGCCGCCACCCGGGGCGACGGTCGCACCGGCGAGGACGTCACCGCCAACGTCCGCAGCATCTCCGACGTCCCGGCCCGGCTCACCCCCTCCGACGATTTCCCCGACGTGCCGGAGTTCCTCGAGGTGCGCGGCGAGATCTACTTCCCGGTGGCCGCCTTCGCCGACCTCAACGCGGGCCTGGTCGAGCAGGGACGGGCGCCCTTCGCCAACCCGCGCAACGCCGCCGCCGGCAGCCTGCGCCAGAAGGATCCGCGGATCACCGCCTCCCGGCCGTTGCGCCTGGTGGTGCACGGCATCGGCGCCCGTCGCGGCTTCCAGCCCAAGGCCCAGTCGGAGTCGTACGCGGCGCTGAAGGCGTGGGGGCTGCCGACCAGTGACCGGGTGCGGGTGGTGCCCGACCTGGCCGGCGTCGCCGACTACATCGCCTACTACGGCGAGCACCGGCACGACGTCGAGCACGAGATCGACGGGGTGGTGGTCAAGGTCGACCCGGTGGCGATCCAGGGTCGGCTCGGCTCGACCAGCCGGGCGCCCCGCTGGGCGATCGCCTTCAAGTACCCGCCGGAGGAGGTGACCACCAAGCTGCTGGACATCGACGTCAACGTCGGGCGGACCGGCCGGGTCACCCCGTTCGCCGTCCTCGAACCGGTCCGGGTGGCCGGCTCCACGGTGGCCCTGGCGACGCTGCACAACGCCCGTGAGGTCGAACGCAAGGGGGTGCTGATCGGCGACACGGTGGTGCTGCGCAAGGCCGGCGACGTGATCCCCGAGGTGCTCGGTCCGGTGGTCGACCTGCGCCCGGCCGACGCCCGCCCGTTCGTCATGCCGACCACCTGCCCGTCCTGCGGCACCCCGCTCGCCCCGGCCAAGGAGGGTGACGTGGACATCCGCTGCCCGAACGGGCGCACCTGCCCCGGGCAGATCCGCGAACGGGTCTCCACCCTCGCCAGCCGCAAGGTGCTCGACATCGAGGTGCTCGGCGAGAAGAGCGCGGCCGCGCTGCTGGACGCGCAGATCATCACCAACGAGGGTGACCTGTTCCAGCTCGACGCCGACCAGCTCGCCGCCTCGCCGTTCTTCGTCAACAAGGACGGCAGCCTGGGCAGCAACGCCGCCAAGCTGCTGGAGAGCCTGGCCGAGGCCCGCGGACGCGACCTGTGGCGGGTGCTGGTTGCGCTCTCGATCCGGCACGTCGGCCCGACCGCCGCGCAGGCGCTCGCCCGGCACTTCCGCTCGGTGGACGCGATCGAGGCGGCCGGCGAGGACGAGCTCTCCTCGGTGGACGGTGTTGGTCCGACCATCGCCGCCAGCATCAAGGAGTGGTTCGCCGTCGACTGGCACCGCGAGGTGGTCGAGAAGTGGCGGCGGGCCGGCGTACGGATGGCCGAGGAGGCGGTCGACGAGGGGCCCCGGCCCCTGGAGGGGGTGACGGTCGTGGTGACCGGCACGCTCGCCGGCTTCTCCCGGGACCAGGCCGCCGAGGCGATCCAGAGCCGGGGCGGCAAGGTCAGCGGCTCGGTCTCCAAGAAGACCGGCTTCGTGGTGGTGGGGGACAACCCGGGTTCCAAGGCCGAGAAGGCGGCCACCCTCAAGGTGCCGGTCCTCGACGAGGACGGTTTCCGGGTGCTGCTCGACGCCGGCCCCGACGCGGCCCGCGAGGTGGCCACCGTCGAGGGTTGA
- a CDS encoding putative bifunctional diguanylate cyclase/phosphodiesterase, whose translation METGDPRNVVPPGRARPFFGFVTGVLALAVLVSAGPLAGLPGRLDDLPAAFWTMAALAVACDARPFVPPGRRESSAVFPSTCFTFAILLGWGLGPAVAVQAVAVAVSGWRMRHAAWRTVFNGAQYAVALGAAYAVTRLGSGGLFDDGRLRWTDVAVVGGATVAWFAANYGLVSTAVRLRFGERWWPGVRQGLPYELLSTGSLLLLAPVLVTAARASAVLIPLVLVPLFAVYRMARLSAEQEELASLDPLTGLPNRKALLAEVAEQVHLHAEREARGDPDGHLALLLIDLDRFKHVNDALGHAVGDRLLVEVSARLAAVVGPGDLVARLGGDEFAIVGTRLTGADQARELAERAVRALVEPVELDGLPLDVGGSIGIAVFPEHGEDYATLMRHADVAMYDAKHRNDTVAVYAAESDHNSAERLALLADLRRVLECGRGGADRRGGSPRPAADPGPPHAGAVVGVDLPGPEAGTPDGDDLTHPAAGAEPPAGVRGSDGAALPAGPGPLPAARRPVGRRWGRRRRDPAELAGSDELIKRIVTGADPIRRRAQAQAQTTEPAGTGRSADVPPAVADGQPPTPPPAGPAWSGERERQPDPTGAGEITMYYQPQIAIATGEVVGVEALLRWRHPRRGMVDPGELIQVAEQSAVMRLLTRRVVDDVVEQLAKWTAAGTDLRAALNVSVRDLHTGEVADQIADRLTRFGVRPDRLQVEITEGALMADPRRVLATISQLHRIGVGIALDDFGTGYSSLQHLRRLPLSEVKVDRSFVLGMTEDADDAAIVRSMIELAGALGLRVVAEGVEDERTWRLLHAAGCDVAQGWFYARPMPAEELTGWLARYRPVRPTVTADGDRQRRPAR comes from the coding sequence ATGGAGACCGGCGATCCCCGGAACGTCGTGCCGCCCGGCCGGGCCCGGCCGTTCTTCGGCTTCGTCACCGGGGTCCTCGCGCTGGCCGTGCTGGTGTCGGCCGGCCCGCTGGCCGGCCTGCCGGGCCGCCTCGACGACCTGCCCGCGGCGTTCTGGACGATGGCGGCGCTCGCCGTCGCCTGCGACGCGCGTCCGTTCGTCCCGCCCGGCCGTCGGGAGTCCTCGGCGGTCTTCCCGTCCACCTGCTTCACCTTCGCCATCCTGCTCGGCTGGGGGCTCGGTCCCGCGGTGGCGGTGCAGGCGGTGGCGGTCGCCGTCTCCGGTTGGCGGATGCGGCACGCCGCCTGGCGCACCGTCTTCAACGGCGCCCAGTACGCCGTGGCGCTCGGTGCCGCGTACGCGGTCACCCGGCTCGGTTCCGGCGGCCTCTTCGACGACGGCCGCCTGCGCTGGACGGACGTCGCGGTGGTCGGCGGCGCCACCGTCGCCTGGTTCGCCGCCAACTACGGCCTGGTCAGCACCGCCGTGCGGCTGCGCTTCGGCGAGCGGTGGTGGCCCGGCGTCCGGCAGGGCCTGCCCTACGAGCTGCTCTCCACCGGCTCGCTGCTGCTGCTCGCCCCGGTGCTGGTGACCGCCGCCCGGGCCAGCGCGGTGCTGATCCCGCTGGTGCTGGTGCCGCTCTTCGCCGTCTACCGGATGGCCCGGCTCTCCGCCGAGCAGGAGGAGCTGGCGTCGCTGGACCCGCTGACCGGCCTGCCCAACCGCAAGGCGCTGCTGGCCGAGGTGGCCGAGCAGGTGCACCTGCACGCCGAGCGGGAGGCGCGAGGCGACCCCGACGGGCACCTGGCGTTGCTGCTCATCGACCTGGACCGGTTCAAGCACGTCAACGACGCCCTGGGCCACGCCGTCGGGGACCGGCTGCTGGTCGAGGTGAGCGCCCGGCTGGCGGCCGTGGTGGGCCCCGGCGACCTGGTGGCCCGGCTCGGCGGAGACGAGTTCGCCATCGTCGGCACCCGGCTCACCGGCGCCGACCAGGCCCGCGAGCTGGCCGAGCGGGCGGTCCGGGCGCTGGTCGAGCCGGTGGAGCTGGACGGCCTCCCGCTGGACGTCGGCGGGTCGATCGGGATCGCGGTCTTCCCCGAGCACGGCGAGGACTACGCCACCCTGATGCGCCACGCCGACGTGGCGATGTACGACGCCAAGCACCGCAACGACACCGTCGCCGTCTACGCCGCCGAGTCCGACCACAACTCGGCGGAGCGGCTGGCGCTCCTGGCCGACCTGCGTCGGGTGCTGGAGTGCGGCCGAGGTGGCGCCGACCGGCGTGGCGGGTCACCACGGCCGGCGGCGGACCCCGGCCCGCCGCACGCCGGTGCCGTGGTGGGCGTCGACCTGCCGGGTCCGGAGGCCGGTACGCCGGACGGCGACGACCTGACCCACCCGGCCGCCGGTGCGGAGCCGCCCGCGGGGGTGCGCGGCTCGGACGGCGCGGCCCTGCCCGCCGGCCCCGGACCGTTGCCGGCCGCCCGGCGACCCGTGGGCCGGCGGTGGGGGCGGCGCCGGCGCGACCCGGCCGAGTTGGCCGGCTCCGACGAACTGATCAAGCGGATCGTCACCGGCGCCGACCCGATCCGCCGCCGGGCGCAGGCGCAGGCGCAGACGACCGAACCGGCCGGAACCGGCCGTTCGGCCGACGTCCCGCCCGCCGTCGCCGACGGTCAACCGCCGACGCCGCCGCCGGCCGGGCCGGCCTGGTCCGGCGAGCGCGAGCGGCAGCCGGACCCCACGGGCGCGGGCGAGATCACGATGTACTACCAGCCGCAGATCGCCATCGCCACCGGCGAGGTGGTGGGGGTGGAGGCGCTGCTGCGCTGGCGGCACCCGCGGCGTGGCATGGTCGACCCCGGCGAGCTGATCCAGGTCGCCGAGCAGAGCGCCGTGATGCGGCTGCTCACCCGCCGGGTGGTGGACGACGTGGTCGAGCAGCTCGCCAAGTGGACGGCCGCTGGCACCGACCTGCGGGCCGCCCTCAACGTCAGTGTCCGTGACCTGCACACCGGCGAGGTCGCCGACCAGATCGCCGACCGGCTCACCCGCTTCGGCGTACGACCGGACCGGCTCCAGGTGGAGATCACCGAGGGGGCGCTGATGGCCGACCCGCGTCGGGTGCTGGCCACCATCTCCCAGCTGCACCGGATCGGGGTGGGCATCGCCCTGGACGACTTCGGCACCGGGTACTCGTCCCTGCAACACCTGCGCCGGCTGCCGCTGTCCGAGGTGAAGGTGGACCGCTCCTTCGTGCTCGGCATGACCGAGGACGCCGACGACGCGGCGATCGTCCGGTCGATGATCGAGCTGGCCGGCGCGCTCGGCCTGCGGGTGGTCGCCGAGGGCGTGGAGGACGAACGCACCTGGCGGCTGCTGCACGCCGCCGGCTGCGACGTGGCGCAGGGCTGGTTCTACGCCCGCCCGATGCCGGCGGAGGAGCTGACCGGGTGGCTGGCCCGCTACCGCCCGGTGCGTCCCACGGTGACCGCCGACGGCGACCGGCAGCGCCGGCCCGCCCGCTGA
- the gatC gene encoding Asp-tRNA(Asn)/Glu-tRNA(Gln) amidotransferase subunit GatC, whose product MAAISREEVAHLARLSRLAVTEEELDTFAGQLDVILQAVAQVGEVAAADIPPTSHSVPLTNVLREDVVVPGLTPQEALSGAPDAEEQRFRVPRILDEDVAS is encoded by the coding sequence ATGGCCGCCATCTCCCGCGAGGAGGTCGCGCACCTCGCGCGACTGTCGCGGCTCGCCGTCACCGAGGAGGAGCTGGACACCTTCGCCGGCCAGCTCGACGTGATCCTCCAGGCGGTCGCGCAGGTCGGCGAGGTCGCCGCGGCGGACATCCCGCCGACCTCCCACTCCGTACCGCTGACCAACGTGCTCCGCGAGGACGTGGTGGTGCCCGGGCTGACCCCGCAGGAGGCCCTGTCGGGTGCGCCCGACGCCGAGGAGCAGCGGTTCCGCGTCCCGCGGATCCTGGACGAGGATGTGGCGTCATGA
- the gatA gene encoding Asp-tRNA(Asn)/Glu-tRNA(Gln) amidotransferase subunit GatA — MSELIRKTATEIAGLVASGETSAVEVTRAHLDRITEVDDRVRAFLHVDTEGALAAARAVDERRAAGEPLGPLAGVPVAVKDVLTTKGVPTTVGSKILEGWRPPYDSTIVQRLREAGTVMLGKTNMDEFAMGSSTEYSAYGATHNPWDLGRIPGGSGGGSAAALAAYEAPLAIGSDTGGSIRQPGAVTGTVGAKPTYGGTSRYGLVAFSSSLDTPGPCARTVLDAALLHQVIGGHDPRDSTSIPQPVPDVVAAAKLGATGDLTGVKLGVVKEFSGEGAEPGVLAAFREAVETLTKLGAEIVEVSCPNFSYALPAYYLIAPSECSSNLARFDGVRFGLREGDDGNRSLEEVMSLTRDVGFGPEVKRRIMLGTYALSSGYYDAYYGQAQKVRTLITRDFTAAFERVDALISPTTPFVAFEMGARTSDPYQMYLADLFTIPTNLYGGPGISVPCGLADGLPVGLQVMAPTMADDRMYRVAAALESAVGTLTPPAL; from the coding sequence ATGAGTGAGCTGATCAGGAAGACCGCGACGGAGATCGCCGGTCTCGTCGCCAGTGGCGAGACCTCCGCGGTCGAGGTCACCCGGGCCCACCTGGACCGGATCACCGAGGTCGACGACCGGGTGCGGGCGTTCCTGCACGTCGACACCGAGGGCGCGCTGGCCGCCGCCCGGGCCGTCGACGAGCGTCGGGCCGCCGGTGAGCCGCTCGGCCCGCTGGCCGGCGTGCCGGTCGCGGTCAAGGACGTGCTGACCACCAAGGGCGTGCCGACCACCGTCGGGTCGAAGATCCTCGAGGGCTGGCGACCGCCGTACGACTCGACGATCGTGCAGCGGCTGCGCGAGGCCGGCACGGTGATGCTCGGCAAGACCAACATGGACGAGTTCGCGATGGGCTCCTCCACCGAATACTCCGCGTACGGCGCCACCCACAACCCGTGGGACCTGGGCCGTATCCCGGGTGGCTCGGGCGGTGGCAGCGCCGCGGCGCTGGCCGCGTACGAGGCGCCGCTGGCGATCGGCTCGGACACCGGCGGCTCGATCCGCCAGCCCGGTGCGGTCACCGGCACCGTCGGCGCGAAGCCCACCTACGGCGGCACCTCCCGGTACGGCCTGGTGGCGTTCTCCTCGTCGCTGGACACGCCCGGCCCGTGTGCCCGTACGGTGCTCGACGCCGCGCTGCTGCACCAGGTGATCGGCGGACACGACCCGCGTGACTCCACCTCCATCCCGCAGCCGGTGCCGGACGTGGTGGCCGCGGCGAAGCTCGGCGCGACCGGCGACCTGACCGGGGTGAAGCTGGGTGTGGTCAAGGAGTTCTCCGGCGAGGGCGCCGAGCCGGGCGTGCTGGCCGCGTTCCGCGAGGCGGTGGAGACGCTGACCAAGCTGGGCGCCGAGATCGTCGAGGTCTCCTGCCCGAACTTCTCCTACGCGCTGCCGGCGTACTACCTCATCGCGCCGAGCGAGTGCTCCTCGAACCTGGCCCGCTTCGACGGGGTGCGGTTCGGCCTGCGCGAGGGCGACGACGGGAACCGGTCGCTGGAGGAGGTCATGTCGCTGACCCGCGATGTCGGCTTCGGCCCCGAGGTCAAGCGCCGGATCATGCTCGGCACGTACGCGCTCTCCTCGGGCTACTACGACGCCTACTACGGGCAGGCGCAGAAGGTCCGGACGCTGATCACCCGGGACTTCACCGCCGCGTTCGAGCGGGTCGACGCGCTGATCTCGCCGACCACCCCGTTCGTGGCGTTCGAGATGGGCGCGCGCACCTCGGACCCGTACCAGATGTACCTGGCGGACCTGTTCACCATCCCCACCAACCTGTACGGCGGCCCGGGCATCTCGGTGCCGTGCGGGCTGGCCGACGGGCTGCCGGTGGGCCTTCAGGTGATGGCCCCGACGATGGCCGACGACCGGATGTACCGGGTGGCCGCCGCGCTGGAGTCGGCGGTGGGCACGCTCACCCCGCCCGCCCTGTAA